A single Streptomyces sannanensis DNA region contains:
- a CDS encoding sporulation protein, producing MVFKRLLGSIGVGGPAVDTVLAPGAVLPGGSLTGDVHLKGGNADFGIEHITLELVARVEAELEGGEHQGVVVFDRFTVGGGFRLTEGEQRSLPFSVALPWETPVTELYGQPLGIVLGVRTELGVAAAKDKGDLDPLAVRPLPVQEAILEAFGQLGFGFKSADLEYGRIGGSGQQLPFYQEIELTPAPQYAHAINEIEVTFLATPGGMEVVLEADKRGGLFSGGHDALTRFTVSHHDVHQRDWNAEVDSWMRQLVEHRSSYGTHGSYGHGDPYASGHGHGGHHHSGPGMGTAIAAGAAGLAVGVVGGMVAAEVIDEIGDAFEDEDEGDEG from the coding sequence ATGGTGTTCAAACGACTGCTCGGCTCGATCGGCGTCGGCGGCCCGGCCGTGGACACGGTCCTCGCCCCCGGGGCTGTCCTGCCCGGCGGCAGCCTCACCGGCGACGTCCATCTCAAGGGCGGCAACGCCGACTTCGGCATCGAGCACATCACGCTGGAGCTGGTCGCCCGCGTCGAGGCCGAGTTGGAAGGCGGCGAACACCAAGGCGTCGTCGTCTTCGACCGGTTCACCGTCGGCGGCGGCTTCCGCCTCACTGAGGGCGAGCAGCGCAGCCTGCCGTTCTCGGTGGCGCTCCCGTGGGAGACCCCGGTCACCGAACTGTACGGCCAGCCGCTCGGCATCGTGCTCGGCGTACGCACGGAGCTCGGAGTGGCCGCCGCCAAGGACAAGGGCGACCTCGACCCGCTCGCGGTACGCCCCCTGCCGGTACAGGAAGCGATCCTGGAGGCGTTCGGGCAACTCGGTTTCGGTTTCAAGTCGGCCGACCTCGAGTACGGCCGTATCGGCGGCTCCGGCCAGCAGCTCCCCTTCTACCAGGAGATCGAGCTCACTCCCGCTCCGCAGTACGCGCACGCGATCAACGAGATCGAGGTGACCTTCCTCGCCACCCCGGGCGGCATGGAGGTCGTCCTGGAGGCGGACAAGCGTGGCGGCCTGTTCTCCGGCGGCCACGACGCGCTCACCCGTTTCACCGTGAGCCACCACGACGTTCACCAGCGCGACTGGAACGCCGAAGTCGACAGCTGGATGCGCCAACTCGTCGAGCACCGCTCCTCCTACGGAACCCACGGCTCGTACGGCCACGGCGACCCGTACGCGTCCGGTCACGGCCATGGCGGGCACCACCACTCCGGACCGGGCATGGGTACCGCCATCGCCGCGGGCGCGGCCGGTCTCGCCGTCGGAGTCGTCGGCGGCATGGTCGCAGCCGAGGTCATCGACGAGATCGGCGACGCATTCGAGGACGAGGACGAAGGCGACGAGGGCTGA
- a CDS encoding GlsB/YeaQ/YmgE family stress response membrane protein translates to MEISGIFSAIVIGAVIGVLGRLALPGRQRIGILWTIAVGIVAALIGSGIASALGVADTKGIDWVEWGIQIALAAVGVAALERIRARR, encoded by the coding sequence ATGGAAATCTCCGGCATCTTCAGCGCAATAGTGATCGGCGCCGTCATCGGCGTGCTCGGACGGCTCGCCCTCCCCGGCCGACAGCGCATAGGCATCCTGTGGACGATCGCCGTCGGCATCGTCGCCGCCCTCATCGGCAGCGGCATCGCGTCCGCCCTCGGCGTCGCGGACACCAAGGGCATCGACTGGGTCGAGTGGGGCATCCAGATCGCCCTCGCCGCCGTGGGTGTGGCCGCCCTGGAACGTATCCGGGCACGCCGCTGA
- a CDS encoding M56 family metallopeptidase, whose protein sequence is MGVFVFLPLVLPLTAWPIARLAEQHLHPVTATRLLAGVSALMALSSTVCLALIMVVGTAQLPGNPLPDSWSDPEVRKAVPYDEVVGIIAIPALAVVAASCVWTVWRHHRVRRSAVRALAGIRPSPVAVLPDESPYAYALPGRRGRIVVSTAMLACLDSGERRALFAHERVHLTASHHRYLLAAQLAARANPFLRPLCTAVAYGAERWADEEAARVIGNRRVMARAVGKAALVSRGTPSPALAGFAAGPVPRRVAALLGPMPPARSWPSAFTVAGVAVWTAAAGATASALSSANSAVALFLVLKAATPL, encoded by the coding sequence GTGGGCGTCTTCGTCTTCCTGCCGCTGGTGCTGCCCTTGACGGCATGGCCGATCGCGCGCCTCGCCGAGCAGCACCTGCATCCGGTCACCGCGACCCGGCTCCTGGCAGGTGTGAGCGCGCTGATGGCCCTGTCCAGCACCGTGTGCCTGGCGTTGATCATGGTGGTCGGAACCGCCCAACTGCCGGGCAATCCGCTGCCGGACAGCTGGTCCGATCCGGAGGTGCGCAAAGCGGTCCCGTACGACGAGGTCGTCGGCATCATCGCGATTCCGGCTCTGGCCGTCGTGGCCGCTAGCTGCGTCTGGACTGTCTGGCGTCACCACCGGGTGCGGCGCAGCGCCGTACGGGCTCTGGCGGGGATTCGGCCGTCACCGGTCGCGGTGCTGCCCGACGAGTCGCCGTACGCGTATGCGCTGCCGGGCAGGCGGGGGCGGATCGTGGTGTCCACGGCGATGCTGGCCTGCCTCGATTCCGGGGAGCGCAGGGCGCTGTTCGCCCATGAACGTGTCCATCTGACGGCCTCCCATCACCGCTACCTCCTGGCCGCACAACTTGCCGCGCGGGCCAACCCGTTCCTGCGGCCCCTGTGTACCGCCGTCGCCTACGGGGCGGAGCGCTGGGCGGACGAGGAGGCGGCCCGGGTGATCGGGAACCGGCGGGTGATGGCGCGTGCGGTCGGCAAGGCCGCCCTGGTCTCACGGGGTACGCCTTCGCCGGCACTGGCCGGTTTTGCTGCCGGTCCCGTGCCCCGGCGCGTGGCCGCCCTGCTCGGTCCCATGCCCCCGGCCCGGTCGTGGCCGTCCGCCTTCACCGTGGCGGGCGTTGCCGTCTGGACGGCTGCGGCCGGTGCGACGGCGTCCGCTCTGTCGTCGGCGAACTCGGCTGTGGCGCTCTTCCTCGTCCTCAAGGCGGCGACACCGCTCTGA
- a CDS encoding BlaI/MecI/CopY family transcriptional regulator, with amino-acid sequence MSNQETAGSLPGGGIRRRGQGELEAQVLSVLRDAPGPVTAVWVQAQLPGHLAYTTVMTILTRLRAKNAVTREREGRSFVWRATSDQAGLAALRMRRVLDGECDREAVLASFVTSLSPEDERLLRGLLSHTSDDPEE; translated from the coding sequence TTGAGTAACCAGGAAACTGCCGGCTCGCTCCCTGGGGGCGGCATCCGTAGACGGGGACAGGGTGAACTCGAGGCGCAGGTGCTGTCCGTGCTGCGGGACGCGCCCGGCCCGGTGACCGCGGTTTGGGTGCAGGCGCAGCTGCCCGGCCACCTCGCGTACACCACCGTCATGACGATCCTTACCCGGTTGCGGGCCAAGAACGCCGTCACGCGGGAGCGGGAAGGCCGGTCCTTCGTCTGGCGGGCGACATCCGACCAGGCGGGCCTGGCCGCGCTGCGGATGCGACGGGTCCTGGACGGCGAGTGCGATCGGGAAGCGGTGCTGGCCAGTTTCGTCACATCGCTCTCCCCCGAGGACGAACGACTGCTGCGCGGTCTGCTCAGCCATACGAGCGACGATCCGGAGGAGTGA
- a CDS encoding TerD family protein, with protein MSVSLAKGGNVSLSKEAPGLSAVLVGLGWDVRTTSGADFDLDASALLLGDSGKVVSDRHFVFYNNLTSPDGSVEHTGDNLTGEGEGDDESIKVNLAAVPADVTRIVFPVSIHEADARGQSFGQVRNAFIRVVNQTGGTELARYDLSEDASTETAMVFGELYRNGADWKFRAVGQGYASGLAGIASDFGVNV; from the coding sequence ATGAGTGTGAGCCTCGCCAAGGGCGGCAATGTTTCACTGAGCAAGGAGGCCCCCGGTCTGAGCGCCGTGCTCGTGGGGCTCGGCTGGGACGTGCGCACCACCTCCGGCGCGGACTTCGACCTCGACGCCAGCGCGCTGCTCCTGGGCGACTCCGGAAAGGTCGTCTCCGACCGGCACTTCGTCTTCTACAACAACCTCACGAGCCCCGACGGCTCGGTCGAGCACACGGGCGACAACCTCACCGGCGAGGGAGAGGGAGACGACGAGTCCATCAAGGTGAACCTCGCCGCCGTACCGGCCGATGTCACCAGGATCGTGTTCCCCGTCTCGATTCACGAGGCCGATGCCCGCGGGCAGAGCTTCGGCCAGGTCCGCAACGCCTTCATCCGCGTGGTCAACCAGACCGGCGGCACCGAACTGGCCCGCTACGACCTCTCCGAGGACGCCTCCACCGAAACCGCCATGGTCTTCGGCGAGCTCTACCGCAACGGCGCCGACTGGAAGTTCCGAGCAGTCGGTCAAGGCTATGCCTCCGGACTCGCCGGCATCGCCTCCGACTTC